The following are from one region of the Candidatus Aenigmatarchaeota archaeon genome:
- a CDS encoding DJ-1/PfpI family protein, translating to MQKGLFGRLFRKKSASATQEEAPAPSKGKKALMVIAPINFRDEECFETKEELENAGIEVTIASTVPGNKIGMLGGTAKADIALDDAKIEDYDALIFVGGSGAQIYFHDENAQKMVQAAYDSGKVIAAICIAPVLFAKTGIMDGKKATVWEDESNLAVLKDSRAMYTGKPVEVDRKIVTANGPKAAREFGKAIAALL from the coding sequence ATGCAAAAAGGATTATTTGGCCGACTCTTCAGGAAAAAATCCGCTTCAGCCACACAGGAAGAAGCACCCGCCCCCAGTAAGGGAAAAAAGGCGCTTATGGTAATTGCTCCCATAAACTTCAGGGACGAGGAATGCTTTGAAACCAAGGAAGAGCTTGAAAATGCAGGCATTGAGGTAACAATTGCCTCGACAGTTCCCGGGAACAAAATAGGGATGCTTGGGGGAACTGCAAAAGCAGATATAGCGCTGGACGACGCAAAAATAGAGGACTACGACGCGCTTATCTTTGTCGGCGGCTCAGGCGCCCAGATTTACTTTCACGACGAAAACGCCCAGAAAATGGTCCAGGCCGCTTATGACTCAGGCAAGGTTATTGCCGCAATCTGCATTGCCCCAGTGCTATTTGCGAAAACCGGCATTATGGACGGCAAAAAAGCAACCGTTTGGGAGGATGAAAGCAACCTGGCAGTGCTAAAAGACAGCCGCGCGATGTACACGGGAAAGCCCGTGGAAGTTGACAGAAAAATTGTGACCGCTAACGGCCCAAAAGCCGCGAGGGAATTTGGGAAGGCAATAGCTGCACTGCTTTGA
- a CDS encoding 50S ribosomal protein L16: MAKLRPARCYRVKKRSWTRQSKKRPKKGYVRGVPALKLKRFRTGQRLTYDHVFRIVSDSDIQVRDAALESARIAMSNYLQKNIKQEFYLVLRKYPFQVLREHKQAAVAGADRFFSGMRRAFGKPCGSAVMLKPGEVLFELRTNKKNGTVVKEAFRRAKAKMPGEYSLVAEELTLEMVKD; encoded by the coding sequence ATGGCAAAACTCAGACCGGCAAGGTGTTATCGGGTTAAGAAGAGGTCATGGACAAGGCAGTCCAAAAAGAGGCCTAAAAAGGGTTATGTAAGGGGTGTACCCGCTCTTAAGCTCAAGAGGTTCAGGACTGGCCAGAGGCTGACTTATGACCATGTTTTCAGGATTGTGTCCGACTCTGACATTCAGGTAAGAGATGCTGCCCTTGAGTCTGCAAGGATTGCTATGTCAAACTACCTTCAAAAGAACATCAAGCAGGAGTTTTACCTGGTTCTCAGAAAATACCCGTTTCAGGTCTTAAGGGAGCACAAGCAGGCAGCAGTAGCTGGCGCTGACCGTTTCTTCTCTGGTATGAGGAGGGCATTTGGAAAGCCGTGCGGAAGCGCAGTTATGCTAAAGCCGGGTGAGGTCTTGTTTGAGCTCAGGACAAACAAGAAGAACGGAACGGTCGTAAAGGAGGCGTTCAGGAGGGCGAAGGCAAAGATGCCTGGAGAATACTCCCTTGTCGCAGAGGAGTTGACTCTTGAAATGGTTAAGGATTAG
- a CDS encoding class I SAM-dependent methyltransferase, with protein sequence MVKTISETPAEQDLSVGFFMSEGYLERASYLYAPDYVHAREMILPGNMVLDAGCGAGTGLPILSWAAGKEGRVIGVDPCPKFIEVARNQVGEIGLNNVELYVADARDLGEEKSGKYDAITCCNVLYALPREEADRMLLELNRVCKPGGQIFVSALGTGFRDYLLTNPKFGPKGVTQEKLDYLLAQTSFYTESEIDAALKTAGFEIDKRDTIELSAAYPGLAQGMFLCGEVPAYRHEVFARKL encoded by the coding sequence ATGGTAAAAACTATCTCTGAAACTCCAGCTGAGCAGGACTTGTCTGTAGGTTTTTTCATGAGTGAGGGGTATCTGGAGCGGGCTTCTTACCTATACGCTCCAGATTATGTGCATGCCAGAGAAATGATTCTGCCGGGCAATATGGTGCTTGACGCAGGGTGCGGGGCTGGCACTGGTTTGCCAATTCTTTCCTGGGCGGCGGGAAAAGAAGGCCGGGTGATTGGGGTGGACCCCTGCCCGAAGTTCATAGAGGTTGCTAGAAACCAGGTGGGGGAAATTGGGCTTAACAATGTAGAGCTTTATGTTGCTGATGCCAGAGACCTTGGCGAAGAAAAGTCGGGCAAGTATGACGCAATAACCTGCTGCAATGTTCTTTATGCCTTGCCTAGAGAAGAGGCAGACAGAATGCTTCTTGAGTTGAACCGTGTTTGCAAGCCAGGAGGGCAGATTTTCGTGTCTGCTCTTGGGACGGGTTTTCGCGATTATCTCCTCACCAACCCAAAATTTGGGCCTAAAGGTGTTACTCAGGAAAAACTGGACTATCTTCTGGCACAGACTTCATTTTACACCGAAAGTGAGATAGACGCTGCGCTTAAAACCGCGGGTTTTGAGATTGACAAAAGAGACACAATTGAGTTAAGTGCAGCATATCCGGGCCTAGCCCAGGGTATGTTTCTCTGTGGCGAAGTTCCAGCATATCGCCATGAGGTTTTTGCAAGGAAACTTTAA
- a CDS encoding MgtC/SapB family protein, translated as METLVVLWRFILTFLLSFAFGLERQTSHKPIGFGTFTFVAAGSCGLAILSTLVPSDNPFTLLGAIITGIGFLGAGAMVKAGDRITGATTAAGIWIMAIFGMFMGLGYYTLALLAYTFVWTVVFYDRFLESRGIGNYRSRIVLTSSRLLNEKEVEDAIGARIYRLDEIGLDSKGKCFVQSYFVEGRKSTLRRIPEKIKGKEWLVSAKLEVYGR; from the coding sequence ATGGAAACCCTGGTAGTCCTGTGGCGTTTCATTCTTACCTTCCTCCTGTCTTTTGCCTTTGGGCTCGAGCGTCAGACTTCGCACAAGCCCATCGGATTTGGCACTTTTACCTTTGTCGCCGCCGGCTCCTGCGGCCTTGCAATTCTATCAACTTTAGTTCCTTCAGACAACCCTTTCACGCTTTTAGGCGCAATAATCACCGGAATTGGTTTTCTTGGTGCAGGGGCAATGGTAAAGGCAGGCGACAGAATTACAGGTGCCACGACTGCCGCAGGCATCTGGATAATGGCAATTTTTGGAATGTTCATGGGGCTTGGTTATTACACTCTTGCCCTCCTTGCATACACTTTTGTCTGGACGGTTGTCTTTTATGACCGTTTTCTTGAAAGCCGCGGAATTGGAAATTACAGGAGCCGTATTGTCCTGACGTCTTCCCGGCTGCTTAACGAAAAGGAAGTGGAAGATGCTATAGGCGCCAGAATATACCGGCTGGATGAAATTGGCCTTGACTCAAAAGGCAAATGTTTTGTTCAGTCATACTTCGTTGAAGGCAGAAAGTCAACCCTGAGGAGAATTCCTGAGAAGATTAAGGGAAAGGAGTGGTTGGTTTCGGCAAAACTGGAGGTATATGGCCGATAG
- the metG gene encoding methionine--tRNA ligase subunit beta codes for MKEIIKFPDFEKLDIRIGKILTAEKVEGADKLLKLEVDFASEKRQIVAGLAPYFKPEELVGKECPFLVNLEPRKLRGLESEGMILVAGMQSPTLLTPEKEVEVGAVVG; via the coding sequence ATGAAAGAAATCATCAAATTCCCGGATTTCGAGAAGCTTGACATAAGAATCGGCAAAATCCTTACTGCAGAGAAGGTTGAAGGCGCAGACAAGCTCCTTAAGCTGGAGGTGGACTTTGCCTCTGAAAAAAGGCAGATTGTGGCCGGACTTGCCCCATATTTTAAGCCAGAAGAGCTTGTAGGAAAAGAGTGCCCGTTTTTGGTCAATCTTGAGCCAAGGAAGCTCCGGGGACTCGAAAGCGAGGGCATGATTCTGGTTGCTGGAATGCAGTCGCCCACCCTTCTTACTCCTGAAAAGGAGGTTGAAGTCGGGGCCGTTGTGGGGTGA
- a CDS encoding methyltransferase domain-containing protein: MEPDFFEKKAMRGPQVILKKDAGMIAAYSGASPGWKVLDAGSGSGFLAIFLGNIVQPGKVTTYEIKEDFFNLASKNIKRSGLENIEIINKDIAKARVKGEFDLITLDLRKPARLVKKLDKVLKPGGVFVVYSPNIEQIKDAHEEFTKLGYRITVIDCEVREWKVGISTHPIHTGLIHTGFLLFGYK; the protein is encoded by the coding sequence ATGGAGCCAGACTTCTTCGAGAAAAAGGCCATGAGAGGACCTCAGGTAATCTTAAAAAAAGACGCTGGGATGATTGCTGCCTACTCGGGGGCAAGCCCTGGCTGGAAGGTTCTGGATGCCGGAAGCGGCTCGGGATTTCTTGCAATATTCCTTGGAAACATCGTCCAGCCCGGAAAAGTGACGACTTACGAGATAAAGGAGGACTTTTTTAACCTGGCAAGCAAAAACATCAAAAGGTCTGGGCTTGAAAATATTGAAATCATAAACAAGGACATTGCAAAAGCGAGAGTAAAGGGAGAGTTTGACCTGATAACGCTCGACCTTAGAAAGCCCGCCCGCCTCGTAAAAAAGCTTGACAAAGTGCTGAAGCCCGGCGGCGTTTTTGTTGTATATTCCCCCAATATAGAACAGATAAAGGACGCCCATGAGGAATTTACAAAGCTCGGCTACCGGATAACAGTGATTGACTGCGAGGTTCGGGAATGGAAAGTCGGGATTTCAACCCACCCAATCCACACAGGGCTAATTCACACCGGCTTCCTGCTTTTCGGGTACAAGTGA
- a CDS encoding NUDIX domain-containing protein — protein sequence MVDSEFVDVVNEKDEVIGKIPWREADKPSKERITRAAVVLVFNPKGELFLQKRSRNKIHYPLHWTDSVSGWVDSGETYLEAALREMEEEIGLKREPEDLELLFKIMVETGKREFVCVYRLVTYDPLKLNRAEIEEGRFFKIGEIQQMIDAGEKISPFFLEIFKKCLQKQI from the coding sequence ATGGTTGATTCGGAGTTTGTCGATGTTGTAAACGAAAAGGATGAAGTAATCGGGAAAATCCCCTGGAGGGAGGCAGACAAGCCCAGTAAAGAGAGAATAACCCGGGCGGCTGTAGTTCTTGTCTTCAACCCGAAAGGAGAACTGTTCCTGCAAAAGCGCTCAAGGAATAAAATCCACTATCCTCTTCACTGGACAGATTCTGTCAGTGGCTGGGTAGACTCAGGTGAAACCTACCTGGAAGCGGCTCTAAGGGAGATGGAAGAGGAGATTGGGCTCAAAAGGGAGCCGGAGGACCTGGAACTTCTGTTCAAAATAATGGTCGAAACGGGCAAAAGGGAATTTGTCTGCGTTTATCGGCTGGTTACTTATGATCCCTTGAAGCTTAACAGGGCTGAAATAGAGGAAGGGCGGTTCTTTAAGATAGGGGAAATTCAGCAGATGATTGATGCAGGCGAAAAAATCAGCCCGTTTTTCCTCGAAATCTTTAAAAAGTGCCTCCAGAAACAAATATAA
- a CDS encoding protein translocase subunit SecF gives MDRRLIILTLALLVIALAFLVNKQMTTGFFLDKGVELRGGNLITVTFEDASFSQVAQIADNLRKENVVAYPVTTAIGTQLSIEAAEADLDPLIETVNNTATIRDYDVSRIDPKISASVITEIIKGLVFAFLAMAAIIFLLFRNPIPSIAVVLAAFSDLVITCFIMNLAGIQMNMATFTALLMLLGYSVDTDILLTTRTLKERGNFSQNYKSALKTGLTMTAVSTVALSTVIFVAGASSIFGQLAIVIIIGLLVDIPNTWIQNAVILDWYKDRFHR, from the coding sequence ATGGACAGACGGCTAATAATCTTGACTCTGGCGTTGCTTGTGATTGCCCTTGCCTTCCTTGTAAACAAGCAGATGACTACGGGCTTTTTTCTGGATAAGGGCGTAGAGCTTCGGGGAGGAAACCTCATAACAGTTACATTTGAAGACGCCAGCTTCAGCCAGGTTGCCCAGATTGCCGACAATCTCAGGAAGGAAAATGTCGTGGCGTACCCAGTCACAACGGCAATCGGAACCCAACTGTCTATTGAAGCCGCCGAAGCCGACCTGGATCCACTTATAGAAACCGTAAACAACACTGCAACTATCAGGGACTATGATGTCAGCAGGATTGACCCAAAAATCAGCGCTTCGGTAATTACCGAGATAATAAAAGGCCTTGTTTTCGCCTTCCTTGCAATGGCTGCAATAATCTTTCTCTTGTTCAGAAACCCCATACCTTCAATTGCAGTGGTCCTTGCAGCTTTTTCAGACCTCGTAATAACATGCTTTATAATGAACCTTGCAGGAATCCAGATGAATATGGCAACCTTCACGGCCCTTCTTATGCTTCTTGGCTACTCTGTTGACACTGACATACTTCTTACCACCCGGACGCTCAAGGAAAGGGGGAACTTCTCACAGAACTATAAAAGTGCCCTGAAGACAGGGCTTACAATGACCGCGGTTTCAACAGTTGCGCTTTCAACAGTGATTTTTGTTGCCGGGGCATCCTCGATTTTCGGCCAGCTTGCAATAGTCATAATAATCGGCCTTCTCGTCGACATCCCGAACACCTGGATTCAGAATGCAGTGATTCTAGACTGGTACAAGGATAGGTTTCACAGATAG
- a CDS encoding 3'-5' exonuclease has translation MYLFVDTETTGLCRFGHWPHMVQIAWLIYDEDGEEVAFQSHIIKPNGFKIPKAAEAIHGISTERALKEGIPLREALRKFSHISERQKIIIGHNLCFDLGVIRAECRRLNIPSNLPGSEVCTMKAKPIVNYCKLPKENGKGYKWPKLCELHKHLFGHVFEEAHDALVDAEACARCFFRLKELGVMAP, from the coding sequence ATGTATCTTTTTGTGGACACGGAAACTACTGGCCTTTGCCGGTTTGGGCACTGGCCGCACATGGTCCAGATTGCATGGCTCATCTATGACGAGGACGGCGAGGAAGTCGCTTTCCAAAGCCACATTATAAAGCCAAATGGGTTCAAGATTCCTAAAGCCGCCGAGGCGATTCACGGCATATCGACTGAAAGGGCGCTTAAGGAGGGAATCCCCCTAAGAGAAGCGCTAAGGAAATTCAGCCACATCTCCGAAAGGCAGAAGATAATTATCGGGCATAACCTGTGCTTTGACCTTGGCGTGATAAGGGCCGAGTGCAGGCGTCTGAATATTCCTTCAAACCTGCCGGGCAGTGAAGTCTGCACAATGAAGGCAAAGCCAATAGTCAATTATTGCAAGCTTCCAAAGGAAAATGGAAAGGGATACAAGTGGCCGAAGCTTTGCGAGCTTCATAAGCACCTCTTTGGCCATGTTTTCGAGGAGGCGCATGACGCCCTTGTGGATGCCGAGGCATGCGCAAGGTGCTTTTTCCGGCTTAAGGAACTTGGAGTAATGGCGCCCTAG